A window from Bosea sp. ANAM02 encodes these proteins:
- a CDS encoding DNA topoisomerase IB, translating into MPVSPHARRPAAATRLRRVSSDELTIRRIRHGRSFGYRDAEGAKVTDEETLARIRSLAIPPAYADVRIAADPRAHLQAIGHDEAGRVQHRYHPDWEKVRERRKLKRLARLIEALPKLRARIAADLKARTLSRDKALACAAAIIDRCHLRVGNEAYAKENGSHGTSTLLKRHATLTGTRVALHFRGKSGKEISCAIEDAPLARALARITTLPGRRLLQHKTEDGSVAPIHAAEINAYLKRACDLPISSKDLRMLAANAAAAELLLAGEAVASEAGRKRQLADIMRSISEKLVNTPAVVRKSYVHAIVIDAYASGRLQKSYAKARAKPGCSRIERALGLLAA; encoded by the coding sequence ACGATCCGTCGCATCCGCCATGGCCGCTCCTTCGGCTATCGTGACGCCGAGGGTGCGAAGGTCACGGATGAGGAGACTTTGGCCCGCATCCGCTCGCTGGCCATTCCACCGGCCTATGCGGATGTCCGCATCGCCGCCGATCCGCGCGCCCATCTCCAGGCCATCGGGCATGACGAGGCCGGCCGCGTGCAGCACCGTTACCACCCCGATTGGGAGAAGGTGCGCGAGCGTCGCAAGCTCAAGCGGCTTGCCCGGCTGATCGAGGCCCTGCCGAAGCTACGTGCCCGTATCGCGGCCGACTTGAAGGCGCGGACATTGTCGCGCGACAAGGCGCTGGCCTGCGCGGCGGCGATCATCGACCGCTGCCATCTGCGCGTCGGCAACGAGGCCTACGCAAAAGAGAATGGCAGCCACGGCACCTCGACCCTCCTCAAGCGCCACGCCACGCTGACGGGCACGCGGGTCGCGCTGCATTTCCGCGGAAAGAGCGGCAAGGAGATTTCCTGCGCGATCGAGGATGCGCCGCTGGCCCGCGCGCTTGCCCGGATCACCACCCTGCCCGGCCGGCGCCTGCTGCAGCACAAGACCGAAGACGGCTCCGTCGCGCCGATCCATGCGGCGGAGATCAACGCCTATCTCAAGCGCGCCTGCGATCTGCCCATCAGCAGCAAGGACCTGCGCATGCTCGCCGCCAATGCCGCGGCGGCCGAACTGCTCCTCGCCGGCGAGGCGGTGGCGAGCGAGGCCGGGCGCAAGCGCCAGCTCGCCGACATCATGCGCTCGATCTCGGAGAAGCTGGTCAATACGCCGGCCGTCGTCCGCAAGAGCTATGTCCACGCGATCGTCATCGACGCCTATGCCAGCGGCCGCCTGCAGAAGAGCTACGCGAAGGCGCGCGCCAAGCCCGGCTGCTCGCGCATCGAGCGGGCTCTGGGCCTGCTGGCTGCCTGA